A genome region from Macrotis lagotis isolate mMagLag1 chromosome 4, bilby.v1.9.chrom.fasta, whole genome shotgun sequence includes the following:
- the C4H15orf39 gene encoding uncharacterized protein C15orf39 homolog isoform X1, giving the protein MTGKRPPGPLDPVIYNKLALLEAEAGHRQPTGVCKSGSLPGPGSEGHLGYKGTYFTYPVGSPEVGQDSLAGWNPHVSYGGAMTGQSLRADSMLMNCLLYQREAENVQPVEKGRDQAMRNLLLAQEKWAGHLDHREPVLQANRGSPYMGMKGPGPPGCAPLAAPKPIYRNPMCYMDPGYGPPSCLALGTPGAESGNKRPLDMDWTVGAPLLPQGNSHCSLASAPSKSQHLEATFLPLPQTGTPGKESVANLSSYQVALDKYRAIRSALFLDSKYPTPYGGHKKAAEGLPASWPKLPQPPVPTYQERAPPPYPLTLHEQPLLYPPGYLPPEKPNNSVLSLQSPNPYKGFNYRGNGLPGTYPQQQTARGPCVPSAKLEVCTYPTGPIQGSSPGLKAAAATSHEPEPPPTPKCQLSQLDFLPQTPGYAFAPRDNLSLYSPALGAGGMSPAQDDPRGKVGANHHSAFQLVCQHAGSGGPNLNPVSQREASCPVSRSGKTEKPRQQSEDKKWLYSFGKEETQTRPGLEEHPSTPIVIPDSPAPRTPPGSGLRNPPLSPREHPQGLRQPEGPAPSCSPPMPIINNVFSLAPYRDYLDNRCEKVPELPLPKAQPCPAADSEAYRLLPKEAEGKDGHGEESEVLLLPPCGEPQVQSGSDPSSQCPPKEEVALDLSLKKQLAELSKGALSQGVPTEPAPSMDVTEASQAVQEEQPKLPAPPPLVPTMVETIPRTSFHSSVAFMFHKFKILRPAPPPSVAPAPAPAPAPAPAPAPAPAPAPAPAPAPAPVPAPAHAPTHVPAPAPAQSASLQLFTQPLQVTCFNVTLPEPTPPAPPVASEPAPAAGKASRGPEAASTQMGTTERHFTGLHMSLCDAISGFVAHTSPERLREWLDEAEENPSLLLPPSSSPAKGQSRPRVAEGRARDTWLSCVGVKGLLAELLAQLETFLFTHKCPFPHVVRAGAIFVPIYLVKEKLFPRLPGSSVDHVLQEHRVELRPTTLSEERALRDCALDGCTSRMLKLLALRQLPDIYPDLLGLQWRDCIRRQLGSCSQPGGHASKRT; this is encoded by the coding sequence ATGACAGGGAAGCGACCACCTGGGCCTCTGGACCCTGTGATATACAATAAGTTGGCCCTCCTCGAGGCAGAAGCTGGGCATAGGCAACCCACTGGGGTTTGCAAGTCAGGATCCCTGCCTGGCCCAGGCTCTGAGGGACATCTAGGATACAAGGGGACATATTTCACCTACCCCGTGGGGAGCCCTGAAGTGGGCCAGGACAGTTTGGCTGGATGGAATCCCCATGTGTCCTATGGGGGTGCCATGACTGGGCAGTCCCTGCGGGCGGACAGCATGCTCATGAACTGTCTGTTGTACCAACGGGAAGCAGAGAACGTTCAACCTGTGGAGAAGGGTCGGGACCAGGCCATGAGGAACCTGCTCCTGGCCCAGGAGAAGTGGGCAGGTCATCTAGACCACCGTGAACCAGTACTGCAGGCCAACCGAGGTTCTCCATACATGGGCATGAAGGGGCCTGGACCACCAGGCTGTGCCCCCCTGGCAGCACCCAAACCTATATATCGGAACCCCATGTGTTACATGGATCCAGGCTATGGGCCACCATCATGTTTGGCACTGGGGACCCCAGGGGCTGAAAGTGGAAACAAGAGGCCTCTGGACATGGACTGGACAGTTGGCGCACCCTTATTGCCCCAGGGAAATTCCCACTGCTCACTGGCCTCAGCACCCAGTAAGAGTCAACACCTGGAGGCTACCTTCCTCCCTTTGCCGCAAACCGGGACACCAGGCAAAGAGTCAGTGGCCAACCTTTCTTCATACCAAGTCGCCTTGGACAAGTACCGTGCCATCCGGAGTGCCCTCTTCCTTGACTCCAAGTACCCCACCCCATATGGAGGGCACAAGAAGGCAGCTGAGGGGCTACCAGCCTCCTGGCCAAAGCTGCCCCAACCCCCAGTACCCACCTACCAGGAGCGGGCACCCCCCCCCTATCCACTAACTCTGCATGAGCAGCCTCTACTATACCCACCAGGATACCTGCCTCCAGAGAAGCCCAACAACTCTGTGCTTTCCTTGCAATCTCCCAACCCCTACAAGGGTTTCAACTATAGAGGAAACGGACTACCAGGGACCTACCCACAGCAGCAGACAGCCCGTGGACCCTGTGTCCCCTCTGCTAAACTAGAAGTCTGTACCTACCCCACGGGCCCCATTCAGGGGAGCTCACCTGGTTTGAAGGCTGCGGCAGCTACCTCTCACGAGCCTGAGCCGCCACCTACCCCCAAGTGCCAGCTCAGCCAGCTAGACTTCCTCCCTCAGACGCCAGGTTATGCCTTTGCTCCTCGGGACAACCTGTCCCTTTACAGTCCAGCCCTGGGGGCTGGAGGGATGTCACCTGCTCAGGATGATCCCCGGGGCAAGGTAGGAGCTAATCATCACAGTGCATTCCAACTCGTATGTCAGCACGCTGGGAGCGGAGGGCCAAACCTGAATCCTGTGTCCCAGAGGGAGGCCTCTTGTCCTGTCTCCCGCTCTGGAAAGACTGAGAAGCCCAGGCAACAATCGGAGGACAAGAAGTGGTTGTATAGCTTTGGTAAAGAAGAAACCCAGACCAGACCTGGGTTGGAAGAGCATCCCTCTACACCTATTGTCATTCCAGACAGCCCTGCCCCAAGGACTCCCCCTGGCAGTGGTCTCCGGAATCCGCCCCTGTCCCCCAGGGAGCATCCACAAGGCCTCAGGCAGCCCGAGGGCCCTGCGCCTTCTTGTTCCCCACCCATGCCCATTATCAACAATGTCTTCAGCTTGGCACCCTATAGGGACTACCTGGACAATCGATGTGAGAAGGTGCCTGAGCTCCCCTTGCCCAAGGCCCAGCCTTGCCCAGCTGCAGACTCTGAGGCGTACAGACTGCTGCCCaaggaagcagagggcaaagatGGGCATGGGGAGGAGAGTGAGGTGCTGCTGCTTCCTCCATGTGGGGAGCCCCAAGTGCAGTCTGGCTCTGATCCTAGCAGCCAATGCCCACCCAAGGAGGAAGTGGCCCTGGATTTGAGCCTCAAGAAACAATTGGCCGAGCTCTCCAAGGGGGCTCTAAGTCAGGGGGTGCCCACTGAACCTGCACCATCTATGGATGTGACAGAAGCTAGCCAGGCTGTCCAGGAGGAGCAACCCAAGCTGCCTGCTCCCCCTCCCCTGGTACCCACCATGGTTGAAACGATCCCAAGGACTAGTTTCCACAGTTCTGTGGCTTTCATGTTCCACAAGTTCAAGATCCTCCGGCCAGCACCCCCACCCTCTGTTGCTCCTgctcctgcccctgcccctgctcCCGCTCCCgctcctgcccctgcccctgcccctgcccctgcccccgctcctgcccctgcccctgtcCCTGCCCCTGCTCATGCCCCTACTCATgtccctgcccctgcccctgctcAATCTGCCAGCCTTCAGCTCTTCACCCAGCCCTTGCAGGTAACCTGCTTCAATGTGACTTTGCCAGAACCAACCCCTCCTGCCCCTCCTGTTGCATCTGAGCCAGCCCCAGCTGCAGGCAAGGCCAGCAGGGGTCCAGAGGCAGCTTCCACCCAAATGGGCACCACTGAGCGACATTTCACAGGCCTCCACATGTCCCTATGTGATGCCATTTCTGGCTTCGTGGCCCACACCTCACCAGAAAGGCTTCGGGAATGGTTGGACGAGGCTGAAGAGAATCCTTCTCTACTACTGCCACCATCTTCCTCGCCAGCCAAGGGCCAGAGCAGGCCGCGAGTGGCTGAGGGGCGGGCCCGGGACACGTGGCTGAGCTGTGTCGGGGTGAAGGGACTCTTGGCAGAGCTGCTGGCCCAGCTGGAGACATTCCTCTTCACCCACAAATGTCCCTTCCCCCATGTGGTGCGTGCAGGTGCCATCTTCGTCCCCATCTACCTAGTCAAAGAAAAGCTGTTCCCCCGGCTACCTGGGTCCTCAGTGGACCACGTGCTCCAGGAGCACCGAGTTGAGCTACGCCCCACCACACTGTCAGAGGAGCGGGCGCTTCGGGACTGTGCCCTCGACGGCTGTACCTCCCGCATGCTTAAGCTCCTGGCCCTCCGGCAGCTCCCAGATATATACCCAGACCTTCTTGGTCTGCAGTGGCGGGACTGTATCCGGAGACAGCTCG